TTATAGGACTAAGACCCTGAAAATAGGCATATGATTCGTAGGTACAACCTAATTTAGTTGTTAGAACCAGTTGTTaactagttatatatatatatatatatatatatatatatatatatatatatatatatatatatatatatatatatatatatatatatatatatgttcttaGGAAATATGGATCGGAAATGGATGTTTGCCAACGAGCGTCAAAAGAATACAAAGATGGGGTTCAAGAATTTGTTAGGTTTGCTATTGCTCATGCCGAAGATGCTAGTAAAATCATATGCCCTTGCCTAGAATGTTGTTATACGGATGTTAGTGAAGAAGTTTTGGAAGATCATTTAATATGTAATGGAATTGATAAAAGTTATACTTGTTGGATAATGCACGGTGAAGAAAAAACCAAGTCCACAAAGAGGAGCAATGGGAGAGATACATcaaatgattttgaaaatgataCAAATTATGAGTTTGATCGAGTTGAAGAATTTGTGAATGTAATTGAAGAAGATCTTCGTGATTGTCCTCAAATGTTTGAGAGGCTAGTAAGTGATGCAGAGACTCCATTGTACGAAGGATGTACTAAATTTACGAGATTGTCTACGGTCTTAAAATTGTATAACTTAAAAGCACGCCATGGATGGTCTGATAAGAGCTTCACAGACTTGTTGTCTCTGTTAAAGGATATTTTGCCTAAGAATAATGTGCTCCCTAGTCGGGCCTATGAGGCTAAACGATTGCTTTGTTCTATTGGCATGAGTTATGAGAAGATACATGCTTGTCCAAATGATTGCATTTTATTTCGCAATGAGTATGCATCATTAAATATGTGTCCTAAATGTAGTGCCCCACGATATAAGAAGAAAGAAACAGCTCTGATCAAACGCTATGGTATTTTCCGATAATACCAAGATTCAGGCGCGTGTATCGTAATGCGGAAGATGCAAAGAACTTAACATGGCATGCAAATGAAAGGGTTGTTGATGGAATGCTTCGACATCCTGCATATAGCATTGTCTACTGACGGAATAAACCCTCATGGTATTCAGAGTAGTAAACTTACTTCTTGGCCGGTGATGTTGTTGATTTATAACCTTCCTCCATGGCTATGCATGAAGCGCAAGTACATGATGTTGACTATGTTAATTTCTGGGCCCAAGCAACCAGGAAATGATATAGACATATACTTGGCTCCATTAATTGAAGATTTAAAGCATATGTGGGAGACAGGCGTAGAGGTATATGATGAGTATAAAAAAGAATCCTTCGAATTGAGGGCTATGCTATTTGGAACAATCAATGATTTTCCTGCCTATGGGAATCTATCAGGCTATAGTGTCAAAGGGAAGCTTGCATGCCCCATATGTGAAGATGGTACACATTCAATACGGTTGGATCATTGTATGAAGAATGTATTTCTTGGACACCGTAGATTCTTAAATACCAACCATCATTTTCGAAAATGGAGAAAAGCATTTGATGGTGAATCAGAAGAAAAAAGAGCTCCTTTGCCTTTGACGGGCGATCAATTATACCAAAAGGTAAAGTTTTTTAGCACTAATTTTGGAAAGCCTTTTTCAAGTGAACTTGTCACGGGAGGATGGAAAAaaaagtcaattttctttgaatttccatattggaagtcattGTATGTTAGACATTTCCTAGATGtgatgcatattgaaaaaaatggttTTGAAAGTGTCATTGGTACATTACTCAATCTTCCAGGAAAGTCAAAGGATGGCATTAATTCAAGGTTAGACCTGCAAAGTATGGGATTAAAAAATGAATTGAGGCCGGTTAAGAGGGAGGGAAAGCGTACATTTCTACCTCCAGCAGCTCATACTTTGtcaagaaaggagaaaaagatcTTGTGTAAGGTTCTACACAATGTTAAAGTTCCAGAGGGCTACTCATCAAACATTAAGAGTTTAATATCTATGAAAGATCTCAAATTGAAGGGTTTAAAGTCTCACGATTGTCATGTTTTAATGGAGAACTTTCTTCCAGTAGCTATACGTTCCATTTTACCTGAAAACGTGCGATGGACCATAACTAAACTTTGTTTTTTCTTCAAAACTATTTGTAGCAAAGTTATTGACCCAGAGAAGTTGTCGACATTACAAAAGGAAATTGTTGTCACATTATGTGAGCTTGAGATGTATTTTCCACGCtcattttttgacattatggttcatCTAACAGTCCATCTTATCATGGAAACACAATATtgtggaccagcttatatgaggtGGATGTACCCGGTTGAGCGTTACATGAagatattaaaagggtacgtgaagaGTCGAAGTCAACCGGATGGTTGTATTGTTGAACGATACTTAGTTGAAGAAGctattgagttttgtactgaataccTCTCTAATGTTGAGTCCATAGGGCTTCCAATGTCACGACACTCTGGAAAAACAACAGGGGAAGGGATTGGTGCAAGTAAACTAGTGACCATGTCGGACATCGAATTGCAGCAAGCACACTTGTATGTTCCACACAATGCTGATGAGGTTGAGCCATATGTTGAAAAGCACAAGGAAATACTTCAAAGTTTGAACCCTAATAGGAGTGAAAATTGGTTAACaagagagcacaatcgaagttttaTATCGTGGCTAAAAGAACACATTTTTTCAGAATTTGCTAAAAATCCTGATTCAATTTCAGAAAGATTGAGATGGCTAGAAAATGGTCCAAATTCAAATGTTCTCTCGTACTCTGGTTATATAATTAATAAGTATACATTTTATACGGAAGAACATGATCATCAAAGCACTATGCAAAATAGCGGTGTCACACTCGTAGCTGAATCCGTGCATATCTCAAGTTCCAAAGACAGAAATCCCGCATTTGCCaaattgtcatattttggggtcaTTGAATGTATTTGGGAGTTGGATTACTCATGCTTTCAAGTGCCTGtgtttggttgcaagtgggttgacaACAACAATGGCCTTCAAGTTGACCCTGGGTTCATGAAGGTCGATCTTAATAAAGTGGGGTGTAAAGACGAGCCTTTCATTTTAGCATCACAAGCTCACCAAGTGTTCTATGTCACTGATCATGCCGATGAAAAGTGGTCTATAGTGTTTCTAAGTAACAAAATAAATGATCACCACACTCAAAGTATAGATGTTGAGGATGATCCTTTCTTTAATACATCACAACCCCTTGAGTCTGAATCAATTGTAGATGATATTCTTTATATGCGAAACGATCACAATGATGGGATTTGGATCAATCCATCATTTTATGTAAGTAGGAAAAAGAAAAGTAGGAATCCAACTACAAGGAAGAGGAAAAGGCAG
The Vicia villosa cultivar HV-30 ecotype Madison, WI linkage group LG6, Vvil1.0, whole genome shotgun sequence genome window above contains:
- the LOC131613936 gene encoding uncharacterized protein LOC131613936 yields the protein MKGLLMECFDILHIALSTDGINPHGIQSSKLTSWPVMLLIYNLPPWLCMKRKYMMLTMLISGPKQPGNDIDIYLAPLIEDLKHMWETGVEVYDEYKKESFELRAMLFGTINDFPAYGNLSGYSVKGKLACPICEDGTHSIRLDHCMKNVFLGHRRFLNTNHHFRKWRKAFDGESEEKRAPLPLTGDQLYQKVKFFSTNFGKPFSSELVTGGWKKKSIFFEFPYWKSLYVRHFLDVMHIEKNGFESVIGTLLNLPGKSKDGINSRLDLQSMGLKNELRPVKREGKRTFLPPAAHTLSRKEKKILCKVLHNVKVPEGYSSNIKSLISMKDLKLKGLKSHDCHVLMENFLPVAIRSILPENVRWTITKLCFFFKTICSKVIDPEKLSTLQKEIVVTLCELEMYFPRSFFDIMVHLTVHLIMETQYCGPAYMRWMYPVERYMKILKGYVKSRSQPDGCIVERYLVEEAIEFCTEYLSNVESIGLPMSRHSGKTTGEGIGASKLVTMSDIELQQAHLYVPHNADEVEPYVEKHKEILQSLNPNRSENWLTREHNRSFISWLKEHIFSEFAKNPDSISERLRWLENGPNSNVLSYSGYIINKYTFYTEEHDHQSTMQNSGVTLVAESVHISSSKDRNPAFAKLSYFGVIECIWELDYSCFQVPVFGCKWVDNNNGLQVDPGFMKVDLNKVGCKDEPFILASQAHQVFYVTDHADEKWSIVFLSNKINDHHTQSIDVEDDPFFNTSQPLESESIVDDILYMRNDHNDGIWINPSFYVSRKKKSRNPTTRKRKRQT